A section of the Amblyomma americanum isolate KBUSLIRL-KWMA chromosome 2, ASM5285725v1, whole genome shotgun sequence genome encodes:
- the Exo84 gene encoding exocyst complex component Exo84, with the protein MADYNAVGDKFTSPGFSPTNYVKNLVENSVRIDAILNERQQIANLADETNNLLKKNVYKNYMQFIETAKEISYLESEMYQLSHMLTEQQNVMQSLQEVSITDSKGSTTNVSATEKKEEDPKRSLSTLLEKVEGCTRLLDVKDRHIVRSGEMMEVREDNTECKIYLVLLSDGLLLADWLPHRRGPVQYRFQMLYELDNLAVVNVKEDQRSKNCFKILTFPHARQFQCETAAEKRIWMEAIEQTKQAKMAVVTLKRESALLDPKGSLLSLDNNPFDEEEAEDLYECEGGAVLPEWLTELPEDLDVCVAERDFEAAVNLVLKTEEHFSLYPNAKPLEEMKPRIDYRVKHLVDVLTNELHVSPGRSLQGGPRAARRAVSLLIKLGKSSQACDLFLKHRSAILKYSMRQQKMEGATAPYIKKLCELFFTSMVETGQEFSQAFSSNNSCASSFVVWAKDQLQNFVKLFSNHVFTTQVSLSVATECILAVRTHCERLWEIGLDLSFFLEKLLKNDVERIISDSRDKALEAIKLRAAEDRWRPQNLYNKAGLQKLIDDMNNLGVSGISSYVYDECWVSLSSNTVSFCKTFLNLLDDLLKLHTPVTRVLILDSLAATFRAHLRHVDASLANKGFKSDVPLIQKNASFLLETLLEVAEKRCDAKLPHLSGFWNELRQEFASCMSPKSASNKGVTKYPAVAFI; encoded by the exons ATGGCGGATTACAACGCTGTCGGCGACAAGTTTACATCGCCGGGTTTCAGTCCTACAAACT ATGTCAAGAATTTGGTTGAAAACTCAGTGAGAATTGATGCCATTCTGAACGAAAGACAGCAGATTGCCAATCTCGCCGACGAAACCAACAACTTGTTGAAGAAAAATGTCTACAAGAACTACATGCAGTTCATTGAAACTGCGAAAGAAATTTCCT ACCTGGAGAGTGAAATGTACCAGCTTAGTCACATGCTTACAGAGCAACAGAACGTCATGCAGTCTCTACAGGAAGTCTCCATCACAGACAGCAAAG GGTCCACAACTAACGTATCTGCCACTGAGAAGAAAGAGGAAGACCCAAAACGAAGTCTTTCAACGCTTCTGGAAAAAGTTGAAGGTTGCACT CGCCTCCTTGATGTTAAAGACAGGCACATCGTCCGCAGTGGTGAAATGATGGAAGTCAGAGAGGACAACACGGAATGCAAGATCTACCTGGTGTTGCTCTCAGATGGGCTACTGCTTGCTGACTGGCTGCCTCATAG GAGAGGCCCTGTCCAGTATCGGTTCCAAATGCTGTATGAGTTGGACAACCTAGCTGTCGTCAACGTGAAAGAGGACCAAA GATCCAAAAACTGCTTCAAAATATTGACATTTCCCCATGCACGACAATTCCAATGTGAAACAGCTGCTGAAAAG AGGATCTGGATGGAAGCGATAGAGCAGACAAAGCAAGCCAAGATGGCAGTTGTTACCCTTAAAAGGGAATCAGCCTTACTTGACCCCAAGGGCAGCTTACTGAGCCTTGACAACAACC CCTTTGACGAAGAAGAAGCTGAGGACCTGTACGAGTGTGAGGGTGGAGCTGTGCTGCCTGAATGGCTCACTGAGCTGCCTGAGGACCTTGATGTATGTGTGGCAGAGAGAGACTTTGAGGCAGCCGTCAACTTGGTGCTCAAGACGGAAGAACACTTTTCTCTCTACCCCAATGCCAAGCCACTGGAGGAGATGAA GCCACGAATTGATTACCGTGTGAAGCACTTGGTCGATGTGTTGACGAATGAACTGCATGTCTCGCCGGGCCGCTCACTCCAGGGCGGGCCACGGGCAGCGCGCCGCGCTGTCAGCCTGCTCATAAAGTTGGGGAAGTCTTCACAG GCCTGTGACCTGTTCCTGAAGCACCGCAGTGCCATCCTGAAGTACTCCATGCGTCAGCAGAAGATGGAAGGTGCCACTGCTCCGTACATCAAGAAGCTGTGCGAACTGTTCTTCACCAGCATGGTTGAGACGGGCCAGGAGTTCAGCCAGGCAttcagcagcaacaacagctgtGCCTCTT CTTTTGTCGTATGGGCCAAAGACCAGCTTCAAAACTTCGTCAAGCTCTTCTCGAACCATGTGTTCACAACGCAAGTTTCTCTCTCGGTAGCAACAGAATGCATCCTGGCTGTGCGGACCCACTGCGAGCGG CTGTGGGAGATAGGTCTGGACCTATCTTTTTTCCTGGAGAAGCTCCTCAAGAATGATGTCGAGCGCATCATATCAGATTCAAGAGACAAGGCGCTGGAGGCTATCAAACTGAGAGCTGCTGAGGACCGCTGGCGACCACAGAACCTCTACAATAA GGCAGGCTTACAGAAGCTGATTGATGACATGAACAACCTTGGAGTCTCAGGCATCTCATCATACGTCTACG ACGAGTGCTGGGTGTCCCTGTCGTCCAATACGGTGTCCTTCTGCAAGACCTTCCTCAATCTCCTTGATGACCTGCTCAAGCTGCACACACCTGTCACGAGGGTTCTTATCCTGGACTCCCTGGCTGCCACCTTCCGTGCACACTTGCGCCACGTGGATGCCTCCCTCGCTAACAAGGGTTTCAAGTCAGAC GTGCCACTGATCCAAAAAAATGCAAGTTTCCTGCTGGAAACGTTACTGGAAGTCGCCGAGAAGAGGTGCGACGCCAAGCTGCCTCACCTCTCTGGCTTCTGGAACGAGCTGCGCCAGGAATTCGCTTCGTGCATGTCGCCAAAGAGTGCCAGCAACAAGGGCGTCACAAAGTACCCTGCGGTTGCATTTATTTGA